A genomic segment from Dietzia psychralcaliphila encodes:
- a CDS encoding FAD-binding oxidoreductase — translation MILDDLRARLHSASVLTDTDVLEGYRQDWAKAPDPGMPLAVVRARSTEDVQEVMRWASAHGVPVVPRGAGSGLSGGATAVEGGIVLSTELMRDIDVNPVTRTATVQPGLLNVEVKQAVAEHGLWYPPDPSSYEICSIGGNIATNAGGLCCVKYGVTTDYVLGLTVVLADGTAVRLGGARLKDTAGLSLTKLFVGSEGTLGIVTEIIVRLIPEQPPRSTVVGIFPDVVACSDAVLAITRRIRPAMLEFMDNVSIRAVEADLRMGLDISAGAMLLAQSDLTGPDRAAETEFMAEAFRTHGATEVFATDDPDEGEQFTVARRAAFTSLGKTGTLLLEDVGVPLPALPDLVAGIEEISARRDVPIALVAHAGDGNTHPIIVLEDDDPDRAQRAQSAFGEVMELAIGMGGTITGEHGVGRLKAPWLPAQLGEDVMELNRRIKTALDPQGILNPGTMF, via the coding sequence ATGATCCTGGACGACCTCCGTGCCCGCCTCCACAGTGCCTCCGTGCTCACCGACACGGACGTACTGGAGGGATACCGCCAGGACTGGGCCAAGGCCCCTGATCCGGGGATGCCACTGGCCGTGGTGCGGGCACGGTCGACCGAGGACGTGCAGGAGGTCATGCGCTGGGCGAGCGCGCACGGCGTGCCGGTGGTGCCGCGGGGAGCCGGTTCGGGACTGTCCGGGGGAGCGACGGCGGTAGAGGGCGGGATCGTGCTGTCCACCGAGCTCATGCGCGACATCGACGTCAACCCGGTCACCCGAACCGCCACCGTCCAGCCGGGTCTGCTCAACGTCGAGGTCAAGCAGGCCGTCGCCGAGCACGGGCTCTGGTATCCGCCGGATCCCTCGTCCTACGAGATCTGCTCCATCGGCGGCAACATCGCCACCAACGCCGGCGGTCTCTGCTGTGTGAAGTACGGAGTGACCACCGACTACGTGCTGGGGTTGACGGTGGTGTTGGCCGACGGCACCGCGGTACGCCTGGGCGGCGCGCGACTCAAGGACACCGCCGGATTGAGCCTGACCAAGCTCTTCGTGGGCAGCGAGGGCACGTTGGGGATCGTCACCGAGATCATCGTGCGGCTCATCCCCGAACAACCGCCGCGCTCCACCGTGGTGGGGATCTTCCCCGACGTGGTGGCGTGTAGCGACGCCGTCCTGGCCATCACGCGCCGGATCCGCCCGGCGATGCTCGAGTTCATGGACAACGTCTCGATCCGGGCCGTGGAGGCGGACCTGAGGATGGGGCTGGACATCTCTGCCGGCGCGATGCTGCTGGCCCAGTCCGACTTGACCGGACCCGATCGCGCGGCCGAGACGGAGTTCATGGCGGAGGCGTTCCGTACCCACGGCGCCACCGAGGTGTTCGCCACCGACGATCCCGACGAGGGGGAGCAGTTCACGGTCGCGCGTCGGGCCGCGTTCACCAGCCTCGGCAAGACCGGAACCCTGCTTCTGGAGGACGTCGGCGTACCACTGCCGGCGCTGCCCGATCTGGTCGCCGGGATCGAGGAGATCTCTGCCCGACGCGACGTGCCGATCGCCCTGGTCGCCCACGCCGGCGACGGCAACACTCACCCGATCATCGTGCTGGAGGACGACGACCCGGACCGCGCCCAGCGCGCCCAGTCGGCATTCGGCGAGGTGATGGAGCTGGCCATCGGCATGGGCGGGACGATCACCGGCGAACACGGCGTGGGACGACTCAAGGCGCCGTGGCTGCCCGCCCAGTTGGGTGAGGACGTGATGGAGTTGAATCGCCGCATCAAGACCGCGCTGGACCCACAGGGGATCCTCAACCCGGGGACGATGTTCTGA
- a CDS encoding metal-dependent transcriptional regulator gives MSVDPPRADSPRADSPRADTPRADTPRGLADLSPTIQAYLMAAHHLGAGGEPVTPGALADRLGASPSSVTEGVRKLAAMGLAQHRPYAPVELTETGQSFAVAMVRRHRILETFLARCLEYPWDEVHAEADALEHVVSDRFVDALDGFLDHPRRDPHGDPIPTRDGRLDQLADVPLDRVPEGGTGVVTRVSDRDNSVLRHLAEIGLRPDSPVEVVSRQVELGIITVALDGRVVPVGTPVAAAVRVRVPTNDDDEVTH, from the coding sequence ATGAGCGTCGACCCGCCCCGCGCTGATTCACCCCGCGCTGATTCACCCCGCGCCGATACACCCCGCGCTGATACCCCCCGAGGCCTCGCCGATCTCTCCCCGACCATCCAGGCCTATCTCATGGCCGCCCACCACCTGGGTGCCGGTGGCGAGCCCGTCACCCCGGGCGCGCTGGCCGACCGCCTCGGCGCCTCCCCCTCCTCCGTCACCGAGGGCGTCCGCAAGCTCGCCGCCATGGGGCTGGCGCAGCACCGCCCCTATGCTCCCGTCGAGCTCACCGAGACCGGGCAGTCGTTCGCTGTGGCGATGGTCCGCCGTCACCGGATCCTCGAGACGTTCCTCGCCCGTTGTCTCGAGTATCCGTGGGACGAGGTCCACGCCGAGGCCGATGCCCTGGAGCACGTGGTCTCCGACCGGTTCGTCGACGCCCTGGACGGCTTCCTCGACCACCCGCGCCGCGACCCGCACGGCGATCCCATCCCCACCCGCGACGGGCGCCTGGACCAGCTCGCCGACGTTCCCCTGGACCGCGTTCCCGAGGGCGGAACCGGCGTCGTCACGCGGGTGTCCGACCGGGACAACTCCGTCCTGCGGCACCTGGCCGAGATCGGCCTGCGGCCCGACTCGCCGGTCGAGGTGGTCTCCCGACAGGTCGAGCTGGGGATCATCACCGTGGCCCTGGACGGACGTGTGGTGCCGGTCGGCACACCGGTGGCGGCGGCGGTGCGGGTCCGTGTCCCGACCAACGACGACGACGAGGTCACGCACTAG
- a CDS encoding metal ABC transporter permease → MIDLLVEPMSYEFMRRALLVVAASGVAGALLSCWLVHMGWSLMGDAVSHAVLPGVVIAALIGIPFAVGALVAALVAVTLIGAVRESGTVREDAAMGIVFTALFSLGLVLIARFPSQQDLHSILFGSVLGVRDSDLVQVLAVSAFTVIVLLVFRRDLIMLAFDRLHAHTMGLRTRALTGLLLATLATATVAGVQSVGVILVVATLIIPGATAQLVADTMRGTMILAVVVALVGGVTGLYAGYYADLPPGPVVVLAQAVIFTAAQLFAPRRGVIPRAAAGARARRSGMMAA, encoded by the coding sequence GTGATCGACCTGCTCGTCGAACCCATGAGCTACGAGTTCATGCGGCGTGCCCTGCTCGTGGTGGCCGCCTCTGGTGTGGCCGGCGCATTGCTGAGCTGCTGGCTGGTCCACATGGGTTGGTCTCTCATGGGTGACGCCGTCTCCCACGCCGTCCTGCCCGGTGTGGTGATCGCCGCCCTGATCGGCATCCCGTTCGCGGTCGGTGCTCTCGTCGCCGCCCTGGTCGCGGTGACGCTGATCGGCGCGGTCCGAGAGAGCGGGACGGTGCGGGAGGACGCGGCCATGGGCATCGTGTTCACCGCACTGTTCTCGCTCGGCCTGGTCCTCATCGCCCGGTTCCCCAGCCAACAGGACCTGCACTCGATCCTGTTCGGCAGCGTTCTCGGGGTGCGCGACTCCGACCTCGTCCAGGTGCTGGCGGTCTCGGCGTTCACGGTGATCGTGCTGTTGGTCTTCCGCCGCGACCTGATCATGCTGGCCTTCGACCGGCTGCACGCCCACACCATGGGGCTGAGGACGCGAGCGCTGACCGGACTGCTGCTCGCCACCCTCGCCACCGCGACCGTGGCGGGAGTCCAGTCGGTGGGCGTGATCCTGGTGGTGGCCACGCTCATCATCCCCGGCGCGACCGCCCAACTGGTAGCCGACACCATGCGGGGGACGATGATCCTCGCCGTCGTCGTCGCCCTGGTCGGTGGCGTCACAGGCCTGTACGCCGGCTACTACGCCGACCTCCCCCCGGGTCCGGTGGTGGTCCTCGCGCAGGCCGTCATCTTCACCGCGGCGCAGCTGTTCGCCCCCCGGCGCGGCGTGATCCCGCGGGCCGCGGCGGGCGCCCGGGCACGGCGATCGGGGATGATGGCGGCATGA